From a single Gimesia fumaroli genomic region:
- the rpsC gene encoding 30S ribosomal protein S3: MGQKVRPTGFRVGVVEDWRSRWYASKKDFGALLVEDQKVRKFIQTKYKFAGIPKVEIERTRDQVVVHLFTARPGIIIGRKGQEVDRLKAELEDLTGRRMELKIIEVDNALQSAALVAEDIAQQLSKRGSFRRTIKRALDQVMETGVHGIKIELSGRLGGAEMSRREKASRGSIPLSTLQRHVDYGFREAHTTFGVIGVKVWIDLGDYSDEENRDGSNAKAGQAPQKPKRTHKR; encoded by the coding sequence ATGGGGCAAAAAGTTCGACCAACCGGATTTCGAGTCGGCGTGGTAGAAGACTGGAGAAGTCGCTGGTATGCCTCCAAGAAAGATTTTGGGGCATTGCTGGTTGAGGATCAGAAAGTACGGAAATTCATCCAGACCAAATACAAATTTGCCGGCATTCCGAAAGTCGAAATCGAAAGAACTCGCGATCAGGTTGTCGTACATTTATTCACAGCGCGTCCCGGGATCATCATTGGTCGTAAAGGACAGGAAGTGGATCGGCTCAAAGCAGAGCTGGAAGACCTGACCGGTCGTCGGATGGAATTGAAAATTATCGAAGTTGATAATGCACTGCAAAGTGCAGCATTGGTTGCAGAAGATATCGCGCAACAGTTGTCAAAGCGTGGTAGCTTCCGAAGAACAATTAAACGTGCCCTGGACCAGGTAATGGAAACGGGCGTTCATGGAATTAAAATCGAACTTTCCGGTCGATTGGGTGGAGCAGAAATGTCACGGCGTGAAAAAGCAAGCCGTGGTTCCATTCCACTCTCGACTTTGCAACGACATGTTGACTACGGATTTCGTGAGGCACACACCACCTTCGGAGTCATCGGAGTGAAAGTTTGGATTGACCTTGGTGATTATTCAGATGAGGAGAATCGCGATGGCTCTAATGCCAAAGCGGGTCAAGCACCGCAAAAGCCAAAGAGGACGCATAAAAGGTAA
- the rplV gene encoding 50S ribosomal protein L22, with the protein MGQVRAMHRFARISATKVRPFADLVRGMTASEGLDSLKYIPNRGARFLEKVIKSAMANAEDKGARNVEGLKITEARVDGGPMFKRIQPRARGMAYTIRRRMSHIHVSIDAPELP; encoded by the coding sequence ATGGGGCAAGTTCGAGCAATGCATCGATTTGCACGAATTTCAGCAACTAAGGTTCGTCCTTTTGCAGACCTGGTTCGTGGTATGACAGCTTCTGAAGGTTTGGACTCGTTGAAGTACATTCCAAACCGTGGGGCTCGTTTCCTCGAGAAGGTAATCAAGAGTGCGATGGCCAATGCTGAAGACAAAGGTGCTCGGAATGTAGAAGGTTTGAAAATCACAGAAGCACGCGTTGATGGCGGGCCGATGTTCAAACGCATTCAACCCCGTGCACGAGGAATGGCGTATACGATTCGTCGTCGGATGTCGCATATCCATGTTTCTATTGACGCTCCTGAGCTGCCTTAG
- the rpsS gene encoding 30S ribosomal protein S19, whose amino-acid sequence MGRSLKKGPYVDVKLLKKIEKLNESGKKAPIKTWARASTIAPEFVGHTFLVHNGRAHLSVYVTEEMVGHKLGEFSLTRTFRGHTMKKK is encoded by the coding sequence ATGGGTCGCTCTCTGAAAAAAGGGCCTTATGTTGATGTGAAGCTTCTTAAGAAGATTGAGAAGTTGAACGAGTCGGGTAAAAAAGCACCGATCAAAACATGGGCTCGGGCTTCAACAATTGCTCCGGAATTTGTAGGTCATACATTTCTGGTGCATAACGGGCGCGCTCACTTAAGCGTGTATGTCACGGAAGAAATGGTCGGCCATAAGCTGGGCGAGTTTTCTCTGACACGCACCTTCCGCGGTCATACGATGAAGAAGAAATAA
- the rplB gene encoding 50S ribosomal protein L2, producing MGIRFYKPVTPGRRGASVSDFAAITDRKKAPEKSLLKRYKKKGGRNNQGVITSRHRGGGHKRMYRLIDFRRNKDGVPAKVNGIEYDPNRSARIALLHYVDGEKRYILAPEGLTAGDTVVSGDKVEPNVGNCMPLSSIPLGSMIHNIEMQPGRGGQLCRSAGTSAVLNAREENWAQVTLPSGEVRRIPSSCRATIGEIGNSEHTKVVLGKAGRKRWMGRRPHVRGTCMNPVAHPMGGGEGRNSGGRHPCSPTGKLAKGGKTRKRKKASSKAIIRRRKSRRYGQLKL from the coding sequence ATGGGAATCCGATTCTACAAGCCTGTCACACCAGGTCGACGTGGTGCATCGGTGAGCGATTTTGCGGCGATTACAGATCGTAAGAAAGCTCCTGAGAAATCCCTGCTGAAACGGTATAAGAAAAAAGGCGGACGGAATAACCAGGGTGTGATTACCTCACGGCATCGTGGTGGTGGACACAAGCGGATGTACCGTTTGATCGATTTTCGGCGTAACAAAGATGGTGTTCCAGCAAAGGTGAATGGCATTGAGTACGATCCCAACCGATCAGCTCGAATTGCACTTTTGCATTATGTTGATGGTGAAAAGCGATATATCCTGGCTCCGGAAGGTTTGACTGCCGGGGATACTGTGGTGAGTGGAGACAAGGTAGAGCCAAATGTAGGTAACTGCATGCCTTTGTCGAGCATTCCACTGGGGTCAATGATTCATAATATTGAAATGCAGCCTGGTCGAGGTGGTCAGCTGTGTCGAAGTGCCGGTACTTCTGCTGTGCTGAATGCACGGGAAGAAAACTGGGCTCAGGTTACTCTACCTTCTGGTGAGGTCAGACGTATTCCAAGCTCCTGCCGGGCAACGATTGGTGAAATTGGAAATTCAGAACATACAAAGGTTGTGCTGGGTAAAGCAGGCCGTAAACGATGGATGGGGCGTCGTCCTCATGTTCGTGGAACCTGTATGAACCCGGTTGCTCACCCGATGGGTGGTGGTGAAGGTCGAAACTCAGGTGGCCGTCATCCCTGTAGCCCGACAGGTAAGCTTGCCAAAGGCGGAAAGACACGCAAGAGGAAAAAGGCTTCATCGAAGGCAATCATCCGACGTCGTAAGTCACGTCGGTATGGTCAGCTGAAGCTCTGA
- the rplW gene encoding 50S ribosomal protein L23 has protein sequence MSDGSKKGVQLEPYQVVIRPLVTEKGTHLSESYNAYTFVVDKSATKTDIKKAVSDLWNVRVVSVRTQNRLGKPRRHKYKVGYTKSWKKAIVELHEDDRISFF, from the coding sequence ATGTCGGATGGTTCAAAAAAAGGCGTTCAGCTGGAGCCGTATCAGGTCGTCATCCGGCCATTGGTAACAGAAAAAGGGACTCACTTATCTGAGTCTTATAATGCATACACGTTTGTTGTTGATAAGTCAGCTACAAAAACAGACATTAAAAAAGCTGTATCTGACTTGTGGAATGTGCGAGTGGTTTCTGTTCGGACTCAAAACCGATTGGGTAAGCCACGACGTCATAAATATAAAGTTGGTTATACGAAATCATGGAAAAAGGCAATTGTCGAACTGCATGAGGATGATCGAATTTCATTCTTTTAA
- the rplD gene encoding 50S ribosomal protein L4, whose product MISVAIQDKSGKEVGKYEFESTELARGVNRQLLHDVVVMYEANKRIGASKTKSRGMVVGSTKKLYRQKGTGRARAGAARTPVRRGGGHTFAKTPKDWSYRLPKKAVKLATRMAILSKFEDEQVTLIDELALQVPKTKEITGALSALGLSNTTCLLTTGGHDPVVWKSARNIAGVQVSPASDLNAYDVLHQRQMVLTKSALDQLLGRSEG is encoded by the coding sequence ATGATTTCTGTTGCAATTCAAGATAAATCTGGCAAAGAAGTGGGCAAATACGAGTTTGAGTCCACTGAGTTGGCCCGTGGCGTCAATCGTCAGTTGTTGCACGACGTTGTGGTGATGTACGAGGCAAATAAGCGGATTGGTGCTTCGAAAACCAAAAGTCGTGGCATGGTGGTGGGAAGTACAAAGAAATTGTATCGGCAAAAGGGGACAGGTCGTGCCCGAGCTGGTGCTGCTCGGACTCCTGTTCGCCGTGGTGGTGGTCATACATTTGCGAAAACTCCTAAGGATTGGAGTTATCGCTTGCCTAAAAAGGCCGTCAAGTTGGCGACCCGGATGGCGATTTTAAGTAAATTTGAAGATGAGCAGGTGACGCTGATTGATGAATTGGCGTTGCAGGTTCCAAAGACAAAAGAAATCACAGGCGCATTGTCTGCTTTGGGTTTGTCGAATACGACTTGTCTTTTAACAACTGGTGGACATGATCCCGTTGTTTGGAAGTCAGCCCGAAATATTGCAGGAGTGCAGGTTTCACCTGCGAGTGACTTGAATGCTTATGATGTATTGCATCAGCGGCAGATGGTTCTGACTAAGTCGGCGTTAGATCAGTTGCTTGGTCGGTCAGAAGGTTAG
- the rplC gene encoding 50S ribosomal protein L3: protein MPVGLLGKKVGMTQVYDDGVMVPVTVIQAGPCHVLQVRTVDTDGYEAVQVGFGDKPRRLSARSERGHVAALDSKRQKKRSESGVATVDKAGCEPKRFIKEFRTDGEEHGCEVGSELTVSVFSDVTHIDVIGTSKGRGFAGVMKRHNFSGQRASHGVKRVHRHGGSIGQSADPSRVMKGTRMGGRYGGKQITVRHLKVVRVDEENGLLLVRGAVPGPNGGDLVIRHTNKY from the coding sequence ATGCCTGTCGGTCTACTGGGTAAAAAGGTCGGGATGACACAAGTTTATGATGATGGAGTGATGGTTCCCGTCACTGTGATTCAGGCTGGTCCTTGCCATGTTCTGCAGGTTCGTACGGTAGACACAGACGGGTACGAAGCGGTTCAGGTTGGCTTTGGTGATAAGCCTCGCCGCCTGTCTGCACGTAGTGAGCGTGGTCATGTTGCTGCACTGGATAGTAAGCGGCAGAAAAAGCGATCCGAGTCAGGCGTGGCTACTGTTGATAAGGCCGGTTGTGAGCCGAAACGATTTATTAAAGAGTTTCGTACCGATGGCGAAGAACATGGTTGTGAGGTCGGGAGCGAACTGACTGTGTCTGTTTTTTCTGACGTGACTCACATCGATGTGATAGGCACCAGCAAAGGGCGTGGTTTTGCTGGGGTGATGAAAAGACATAACTTTTCTGGTCAGCGTGCTTCTCATGGTGTGAAAAGAGTGCATCGCCATGGTGGTTCAATTGGTCAGAGTGCGGATCCTTCACGAGTTATGAAGGGGACGCGAATGGGTGGTCGATATGGCGGCAAGCAGATTACTGTCAGGCATTTGAAAGTTGTTCGCGTTGATGAGGAGAATGGTCTCCTTTTGGTGCGGGGAGCAGTTCCAGGGCCCAATGGTGGGGACCTGGTGATTCGTCATACTAATAAGTATTAG
- the rpsJ gene encoding 30S ribosomal protein S10, translated as MAVASQERIRIRMEAYDHSVLDQSAADIVDTAKRTGAIVHGPIPLPTRIERYTVLKGPHIDKKSREQFEIRTHKRLVDILSPTGKTIDALNKLSLPAGVDIKIKASAGGN; from the coding sequence GTGGCCGTTGCGAGTCAAGAGCGAATCCGAATTCGCATGGAAGCTTATGATCACTCCGTGTTGGATCAGTCTGCAGCAGATATTGTTGATACGGCGAAGCGAACCGGTGCGATTGTGCATGGCCCCATTCCATTGCCCACGAGAATTGAGCGGTATACGGTTCTGAAGGGGCCTCATATCGATAAGAAGTCTCGTGAGCAGTTTGAAATTCGGACTCACAAGCGTTTGGTTGATATTTTGTCTCCAACTGGTAAGACGATTGATGCTTTGAATAAGTTGTCTTTGCCCGCTGGGGTTGATATTAAAATTAAGGCGTCCGCTGGCGGAAACTAG
- the fusA gene encoding elongation factor G has product MSASIEKIRNIGIIAHIDAGKTTTTERILYYAGVVHRPGGVDEGTTATDFDAEEAKRGITIYSAAITCQWKGHSINIIDTPGHVDFTAEVERSLRVLDGAVVVFSAMEGVEAQSETVWRQADKYNVPRICFINKMDRIGASFDRTFQEIKKRLRANPVALQIPIGEGTTSTGVSFVGVIDLIKMKSLYYDAESMGAKFEVGEIAEEYLEQAQEWRSKMLEAVAELDEKVLEQYYETEDIPEEDLLRLLREATLNGTLQPTFCGSSLNYIGVQPVLDAVGEFLPSPLDRPPVEGINPQPKKRNAPAGEPESRAPSVDEPMCGLVFKIQADKHGDLCFIRVYSGQLKSGSRLLNARTGKKELISQLWRVHADAREKVETDSIDAGDIAGVIGPKEAVTGDTLCDIKHPILLESITFPETVISMAVEPESSADRKKLEETLKKLSRQDPTFKAIANEETGQTIVSGMGELHLEVLRNRMQKEFNLSVRVHKPRVSYRETVTAVTEKEVEFSRPSSGGDLYFKVKLRLEPFKGDVPVSIVSNLKPGDLDPELHKVMMETLKMGVEGGGQVGFPLMNVQFVVLDARVHDGETNEVAVEAAVSEALHGCINDAKIQLLEPIMKMEVVTPDEFRGNIQADLSSRNAAVLNTEWRSDLCVMEVESPLSQLFGYSTQIRSLSQGRASFSMEPLKYAPAPSGVLKEMIG; this is encoded by the coding sequence ATGTCAGCTTCAATAGAAAAAATCAGAAACATTGGGATCATTGCTCATATTGACGCCGGTAAGACGACGACAACTGAGCGTATTTTGTACTACGCAGGTGTTGTGCATCGGCCGGGTGGTGTTGATGAGGGTACGACGGCGACCGACTTTGATGCGGAAGAGGCGAAGCGTGGCATTACGATTTACTCGGCCGCGATTACCTGTCAGTGGAAAGGGCATTCGATCAATATTATCGATACGCCGGGGCACGTCGATTTTACAGCAGAGGTTGAGCGAAGTCTGCGAGTCCTGGATGGTGCCGTCGTTGTGTTCAGCGCGATGGAGGGTGTCGAAGCGCAAAGTGAAACAGTTTGGAGGCAGGCAGATAAATACAATGTGCCGCGCATCTGTTTTATTAATAAGATGGATCGTATTGGTGCCAGCTTTGATCGTACATTTCAGGAAATCAAGAAGCGTCTACGGGCCAATCCCGTCGCATTGCAGATTCCCATCGGTGAAGGCACAACTTCAACAGGCGTTTCTTTTGTGGGGGTGATTGATCTGATCAAAATGAAATCCCTGTATTATGATGCGGAGTCGATGGGGGCAAAGTTTGAGGTCGGGGAGATTGCAGAAGAGTATCTTGAGCAGGCCCAGGAGTGGCGCAGCAAAATGCTGGAGGCGGTGGCAGAGCTGGATGAAAAAGTACTTGAGCAATATTATGAAACGGAAGATATCCCTGAGGAAGATCTGCTGCGTCTACTGCGTGAGGCGACTCTCAATGGAACTCTGCAGCCCACGTTCTGTGGTTCTTCGTTGAATTACATTGGTGTGCAGCCTGTGCTGGATGCGGTTGGCGAGTTTCTGCCCAGCCCGCTGGATCGACCGCCGGTAGAGGGGATTAATCCTCAGCCGAAAAAACGAAATGCTCCGGCTGGCGAGCCAGAGTCGCGGGCGCCTTCTGTGGATGAGCCGATGTGTGGTCTGGTCTTTAAAATTCAGGCTGATAAGCATGGTGACTTGTGTTTTATTCGCGTTTATTCAGGACAGTTGAAAAGTGGGAGTCGCTTGCTCAATGCGCGTACTGGAAAGAAAGAGTTGATCAGCCAGCTCTGGCGTGTGCATGCAGATGCACGAGAGAAGGTGGAAACCGATTCGATTGATGCGGGTGACATCGCCGGTGTGATTGGTCCCAAGGAGGCTGTCACCGGGGATACCTTGTGTGATATCAAGCATCCGATTCTGCTCGAAAGTATTACGTTTCCTGAAACCGTGATTTCGATGGCAGTGGAGCCTGAGTCCAGCGCGGATCGAAAGAAGCTGGAAGAGACATTGAAAAAACTTTCCCGGCAGGATCCTACTTTTAAGGCGATAGCCAATGAAGAGACCGGTCAGACAATTGTCTCCGGGATGGGGGAGTTACATCTTGAAGTTCTCCGTAATCGTATGCAGAAAGAGTTTAATTTGAGTGTGCGGGTGCATAAGCCGCGCGTGAGTTATCGCGAGACGGTGACTGCGGTAACGGAAAAGGAAGTGGAGTTCAGTCGGCCTTCTTCCGGGGGGGATCTTTACTTCAAGGTGAAGCTGCGTCTAGAGCCGTTTAAGGGGGATGTCCCCGTTTCAATTGTCAGTAACCTGAAGCCAGGCGATCTGGATCCAGAGTTGCATAAAGTGATGATGGAAACATTAAAGATGGGCGTTGAGGGCGGCGGGCAAGTTGGTTTTCCGCTGATGAATGTGCAATTTGTTGTGCTGGATGCCCGGGTTCATGACGGGGAGACGAATGAGGTGGCGGTGGAGGCCGCCGTTTCAGAAGCGTTACATGGATGTATTAACGACGCGAAGATTCAATTGCTGGAACCGATCATGAAGATGGAAGTGGTGACTCCGGATGAATTTCGTGGAAACATTCAGGCTGATCTAAGCTCGCGGAATGCCGCTGTGTTGAATACGGAATGGCGCAGTGATTTGTGTGTCATGGAAGTGGAGTCGCCTTTGTCGCAATTGTTTGGCTATTCTACCCAGATTCGAAGTCTGTCACAGGGGAGAGCCTCCTTTTCGATGGAGCCTTTAAAGTATGCGCCGGCTCCTTCTGGTGTATTAAAAGAGATGATTGGATAA
- the rpsG gene encoding 30S ribosomal protein S7 — MGKKFTASATQLKPDPRFNSLLASKFVNCLMHDGKKSVAQNVFYDALERIKERIPDVEPIEVFTQAVENVKPSVEVRSKRVGGATYQVPTPVSPKRQQTLAIRWILAAIRGKKGRPMEVRLADEILSAHKREGTAMTTRENIHRMAEANKAFAHFAFSR, encoded by the coding sequence ATGGGCAAGAAGTTTACAGCCAGTGCGACACAGCTAAAACCGGATCCTCGGTTTAATTCACTGTTGGCTTCCAAGTTTGTTAACTGCCTGATGCACGACGGCAAAAAAAGCGTTGCACAAAACGTTTTTTATGATGCTCTGGAACGCATTAAAGAGCGCATTCCCGATGTGGAGCCGATCGAAGTTTTTACACAGGCTGTCGAAAATGTGAAGCCTAGTGTCGAGGTGCGGTCAAAGCGAGTGGGTGGGGCAACCTATCAGGTTCCGACTCCTGTGAGTCCCAAGCGTCAGCAAACGTTGGCGATTCGCTGGATTCTGGCCGCCATTCGTGGGAAAAAAGGTCGTCCTATGGAAGTCCGACTGGCTGATGAAATTCTGTCTGCTCACAAGCGGGAAGGTACCGCAATGACAACTCGTGAGAACATTCATCGGATGGCTGAAGCGAACAAGGCGTTTGCACATTTCGCCTTCTCTCGCTAA
- the rpsL gene encoding 30S ribosomal protein S12, with product MPTINQLIRKPRKKQISKSKTPLLEGCPQKRGVCLQVKTVTPKKPNSALRKVARVRLSNGKELTAYIPGEGHNLQEHSIVLVRGGRVRDLPGVRYKVIRGVLDTLGVNDRRQARSRYGTKRPK from the coding sequence ATGCCAACGATTAATCAATTGATTCGTAAGCCAAGAAAAAAGCAGATTTCCAAGAGTAAAACGCCTCTGTTGGAAGGTTGTCCGCAGAAACGTGGTGTCTGTTTGCAGGTTAAGACAGTAACTCCGAAGAAGCCAAACTCCGCCTTGCGTAAAGTGGCTCGTGTTCGTCTTTCGAACGGAAAAGAGTTGACTGCTTATATCCCCGGAGAAGGACATAACCTGCAGGAGCACTCTATTGTGCTGGTACGTGGTGGTCGTGTTCGCGACTTGCCTGGTGTTCGTTATAAAGTGATCCGTGGTGTGCTCGATACACTTGGTGTGAATGATCGTCGCCAGGCACGTAGCCGTTATGGTACAAAACGCCCCAAATAA